One Kosmotoga arenicorallina S304 genomic window carries:
- a CDS encoding HD domain-containing protein produces the protein MSIQCQKITKLQTIARAICSDYRIKHILGVEKFIVRLARFYKLDEQSCRIMAWGHDLFRDLDGKVLLNMASSLGYDFSELEAKSPILLHGKLAALYMKRVFNIEGEVFKGIFWHASGYPELPECAKALIVADIAEESRRFPEAISIRENAFNDLEKTYVAVIRLKMNWALNNNLFVLPETVDTWNRYCMGVF, from the coding sequence TTGAGTATTCAGTGCCAAAAAATTACTAAACTTCAAACCATTGCAAGAGCTATTTGCAGCGACTATCGGATAAAACACATTCTCGGTGTGGAGAAATTCATTGTTAGACTAGCCCGATTTTATAAACTTGATGAACAATCATGCCGGATTATGGCCTGGGGGCATGATCTTTTCAGAGACCTTGATGGGAAAGTACTTTTAAATATGGCAAGCAGTTTAGGCTATGACTTCAGCGAGCTGGAAGCCAAAAGTCCTATATTGCTCCATGGAAAATTGGCTGCATTGTATATGAAGAGAGTTTTTAATATTGAAGGGGAAGTTTTTAAAGGGATTTTTTGGCATGCTTCCGGATATCCAGAACTTCCCGAATGCGCGAAAGCCCTTATAGTAGCCGACATAGCAGAAGAAAGCAGAAGATTTCCGGAAGCAATATCAATTAGAGAAAATGCCTTTAATGATCTGGAAAAAACCTATGTAGCCGTGATAAGATTAAAGATGAACTGGGCTTTGAATAACAACCTATTTGTGCTTCCAGAAACCGTGGATACCTGGAATCGTTATTGCATGGGGGTGTTTTAA